The Neodiprion lecontei isolate iyNeoLeco1 chromosome 2, iyNeoLeco1.1, whole genome shotgun sequence genome segment ACAAAAACATCCCGCGATCGTTGAAGGTGAATTTCGTGTCCCGAGTCTTCATTGTCTTGTATACCCTCCAATTTCAGTGATGTGTATTTTAGTCTGTGCGTCGAGTGTcaactttattattttctttaggTGACTTTCGGCAAATGCGTAGTTGAATTGTTAGCAAGTTTATTCAGTCGGTTCAGACAGCTACAGCACAAAAAGTGAGTGTAGAATCGAGTGTCATTGCGGTGTGGATGTTTGGATTATAAGAGATTAGTGAAGTTCTGAATTATGTAAAAAGTGCGTCGCTTCACCAATTAACCTGAGATGCTACAAGAACTACTACATGTAAAAGTGTGGAGCAGCCCAGAGTCGAGGTAAGAAaacttattttaattattgattgataattCAAGGTGGTAAAATTAAAAGCGAACTTTTGTTCTTGCATAACATGCAATGCATAAATATGAAACGAGACAGCGgtaataattcaattaaaaattgaaaatccaatctgctaaattaattcaaatcttttgttttgtttttcacagatttaaGCAGAGACTTCCGAGtaacttttctatttctcggcaacgttggtgagtttgcatgtGTTAGGTTATGGGTATTTCCCTGGTATTCCTTtgtcacgtggcgtggcggtaagaattgttacacaaatcttcgatttcttagctgcatggataggctcattcacgatcgcaacgtgcttgactttcggtcgaataattttttttcgctaccCAATTTACCGTAGCTTACGTGaagttagaaattttgcaCGTTGCTAAGagtggaatgagcatcgcgacaggtaACCATCGCATACTCGGCATTCGCGAGATTGAATTGTGTTTTGCaaatgatgtaataatctGCGTTTGAATTTACCGATGATGTCGTTTAAGTGGTGGGTTCACCTGAGGTTTGAacgtattcaattattcacattattgttaaatcgataaaattccaaagtttggcataacgtaacgtaatcaaattgcatcttatattatatatcattttgAGTCATTTGACAGCCAACAagtattgattaattacagGCTTAGCTCGCtttgaaaaatgctaattaggatacaggatgtttttaatcgattttacaaaaggttaatgtaccgatagtctgccaacatttactaaaataatacatacaatATCAGGGTTGGCGAGATACAACCGCAATACTGTATTCTGAGTAGGCAGActacgatacaaaaacattttgctcccaacaggtaaccaacgaaaatgtaagtcagtgaccacggcgcaaatgatgaagaatgatgtgtgttggaaaaaatggagaatcgtttagatcgaatataggtaaccgggtaggtaggtggacgttttgggatccgtcgcggggtttatgcatgtgtgtgtgagtCTCTCATTTCCGTTGGGAAACAGGCGagggtaggaaggtcgcgatgtgccgtgatgttactaacttttgtAATCCACAGCGTCAAACGATCACAGAAATTTATTTCCCAAACGATTCCGTATTCAAGCCTCTCGACCATTTGTAAGCATTTGAGTATCAAAGAGATTGAATTTCCCGTTTCTTGTCACTCTGCaaccatttttcaatcgttattcaatttaattattcagTCATTAGCGATCATCATTCCATTGAATTGatctctgtgatcgtctgaatgggcaaaacgcatctctggaccatctatcgcgttccgtggtacgctagatggggagagatgctgagctcgaagacttcgcgtcgaagaggaccgccgaccgtcacgccacacaataatgcatgcTCTCCAACCTCCCTCCTCATTTCAATTCGATTTGCAATCTGAGAAGAACAATCCGCATAGCAATGTATCTAATTCAGAAAGATGCAGATGTGGATTGGGTTTCTACAGAATCTTTGGGACAAGTCCCAGATAAACAAACTTTTTGACAGTTTAATCTGTCGCGCCTTTTTGCGCGTAGGTTAATCACGAGAATTGGACGCAGCTTTGAGCGCGTAAATTAATAACGGGAATCAGACACTTTTTTTGTGCGTCGATTCTGCAAACAATATACAAAAGAGTTACGCACTTTCGATGTGCTGACTTTTCAGCtcttcgttcaattttctaaCGAATATCAAAGTTTTCACGTTCTATGGCGCCTTTTGCGCGTGGACTTGATACCCTTCAGTTATAAGAGAAAACACGGCATTTGGAATCcgccaatttttcaacaaatgcACTGAGAAGTACAGAATCTTTGGTCGAAAATGATGTTCACTTTAATAACTCAAAGCAGAAATAGATGTaggttcaaaaaatttagaatgttttttattataaatacaattaATAATCGAAGCAACGAATATTAAAATGAATATCATGTTGGACTCGACCCATTTTCTGACAATGTATGCACTTATGTGATCATGCTAACTACACCTTTGTCTGTTTCTGTTATTAAAACCTCTGTCTGTATCAGCTAACCAAACTTTTTGTGTGTtccagctaatcaaaccttttgtctgtttcagctgaTCAACCTTCTGTCtctttcagctaatcaaactttttgtctgtttcagctaatctaACCTCTTgcctgtttcagctaatcaaatctGCAGTCTGTTTCAACTAAttaaattgtatattttaacgttaattatattttttacttatctAAGCTAAGTATAATTTTGACCATATCGATATATGTTAGTAATTATATTTGCATCTGTTCCAGGTAACTGAGTTTCAACATTACACTTTTTAGGCTTACGTCTGGCTTAGGTCTGGTTCAGAGTCAGTCATCTTGGTTTCACCGATACATAGATTTTCAACGATGTAGTTCAGAATCATAATGATCACAACGtatagtaaaatttattcagccgtattttatttaatggttttacagtctttTATTGCGATCATTTTagtgacagttttttttctcaactcgcTCATAGGTCATGTTTGGTTTGTATTTCACTGTAGAGTTATACAGCTCTAGTATTTTGGTTGTTGTGCTACTATTCTCCGTGGAGTAGGCCTACTGAGGAAACTACGTAAAAAAAACGCTCCGGGTGCTTTACCGCTTGCGGTGGTGAGGAAACGAGCATAAGTGAACTTATTTTCAAAGGTCAAATACTAATAAATTGTAGCTTTTCaaatgacaattttattcTAACGTAAATTTAACTCATTGTCAATAAAACTCATGCTTCGATAGTGTGTAACTCATGTGGAATCGTAATACTTTAGGATTTCTCTAGTTTACTCAGAGTAAATTCCATGTGAATACATTTTACTTTTTgatgaatttaatttcttaATACAAGTCAACAAGGTGCACATACCTTTGACAATTAAGAGTTTGGAAATTTCAACATCTTTCTCCCTTGCTTGACCTTTCGCAGTCGACACTACGGAAAAGTGTCGAAATTCCGGATGAAATAGTATCGACTTTTtcggaaataaatattctcaaacTCGAAAATCCTAATAATCAACACGGGCACTgccataaatatataataaagtGGACAGATATACGTAATTATAATCTGGGCCacttgataataaatttctgaacaatCTAGTTTGTGGGTCAGCGGACGGAATGACAATACAACCAGCTAATATGAGTAGAAGTTGAAGAAAGGAACCTTGATCatctttatatattttatttaatacttTTGTGATAATGATTTTCTGACTTTCATCGGGGTTGTTAAAGCATGGACTCATACATTAGTAACAATCTAGTCTTActtaaattctgaaaaatattttcaagtagTACTTTTGCATAGAAAGGTCTAGGATTTCCGCTGCAAataaactgtattttttaaaaaccacGAAATGTAACGTCAGTTaaggaattatttttacatgtCAGCTGCATCATTCTTTCGGAATGAAGATATGAGCGGTGCCTGAAGATAGATATTATTATCCTCAGTTAACGCTACAAGTCTAGTATTAAACATATGTACACAAATTACATAAGGTAGATGTAGGAACAACTGTATATCTTGATCCGTTGATTCACTTCTTCGGGTCTTCGACTATGTCTCCCATCCTTTGCATCAAGAAAAGGTTTCTAACTCTGTTAACAGTAAACCGGGTGCATGTTTATTGTGCGTCTATTTagataacattatttttatcgaaCCGATGGAGTTAGATTGACATTGCTGAATTGGGTCCAAATGAATTTGCGTAGTTGAAAAGTAAACGACGTCCATATGAGgttttatgaaaattacaGTCTGTTCCCGTTCGTCGTTTCAAAGGCATAATAATATTCGACTCTGCATTATCTGGGCACACGCGGTGCACGATGGTAACATCAGTTCCTGTCGTCCTTATGTACCGACCGCTTGCCGGATTGAGTTGCGATTCCAAGGTAGGACTTGTATATCTTCAATCACGTTTCATTGTTCATGGCGTGAAAAGATTGCCAATATTGTAATTGGCCAATATGGCGTAGACGGACTGTTAGACGGAACTCAATAGCACCATAAATTGCTAAATAGCATATTAAAAAATCGCGTTACATTATATTTGCATTAAGATCACTTTGCAGACAAAATTACCGAATCAAATGGGAATATTTATTCTTACTCATTAACGTACAAAATCATATTTATTCTAGGATTCAAAAATCATGTACCCAACTATTACAAGTTTTTGACGTATCGGAGACTCAGCGAATTGTACATAAACGAAACATAATCAAACATATGTAGGATACACCCGCatatattacattttattatcgTCGCCAATTTTTCGCATTCAATCAGCAAGTCATCGCGTCCCATAAACTTGTCAATTCGCAAATACAATGGACCCACGCTTACACAGAAGACAAGAGTCTGAAAAAAAGGGCTCGAGCGACTTGGTCAGTGACATAACCTAAATTTTGACACGATACAagtaaacaaacaaaaaaaaagaacctaGAAAAGAACACAAATATTTTAGTACTTCGAAGTATTATCACTCGCTTATTTATCAGTTCCACTAATAATGCATTTAGTTACTTACATCTGATTCTTCCATTACCTCTAAACGCGACGCTACTCTTGCAACGCGTTTCGAGGTAATCGCGGAATCGGATATAAATACCGAGCGCAGCTTAAATAGTCTATACATGAatgattctaaaatttattcaaaaggTTCCTGTAATGACAATGCGAAAAAAGCATGTAAAagaaagtcgaaaaaaaaaaaaaatggaatacaTGTACTAATTTGTAATTACTACAATCTTGCAGGTCGTAGAATGGCTTAATGATGCTTCTATGAGCACAAGCGAATCCGTAAAATTAACCAATTTGGCCAAAGTTAATGAGTTTTTGATACACAAGGAACCAAAGTTGCTGGATCTATACTTGGACGAAACGTTGCAATTCTCTTTAGATAGGAGTAGCGAAGTTCGAAAACTTATCGCAGGATTTTTGGAAGAAGCTGGGTATTTGCAACTCACCTTTTATTATCATTCATAAGTCAGGATTTTAGTCTATTCGAGTTTTTAAACTCTATTGGAATACTCAGTGATTGTCTCAATGAAAAGAATGAGTACTAATACCAGACTTTATAATAGATTGTTCATTACAATTATCCTTTGCTTATTAATTATGCATTGATTGTTATCTTTACATGAGGAAGCCTAGAATTTACAATTAAAGCTTCAATTTCTGCTGCTGTTACCTTAAACTGGCTGAAACATATAAgaattaaatttacaaaaatattttttaaccgtGCTTTGACCATCGTAGGTGTAAACAACCTGACCTGATTCCTCGATTAGTCCAAACACTTGCAAGATTAGTTGGAGATGATGCATCAGCTGTGATCAAACGGGCGCTTAGAGCAGCGGGAAGAATTCTTAGGGCAACATTGAAATGGATATCAAGTGTTGCGATTATTACAACAGACATGGAACTCGCTTGGACACAGCTGAGCAATCTGAAGGTTGCGATAATAAATATGATCGACAGTGACAATGATGGGTaaacagaaacaaaaatttttcttattttattttccatatcTTATGTTCATTAGATGCTGCCAAAGAATATATgctgataaaaattgtaaaacatgAGGCTGCACATGTCTTTTAGGtattctgttttttctttcatcatttTACCCTGACTATTTTGGTTACAGAATCAGGACGCAGGCAGTAAAGTTCCTGGAAGGAGTCGTTTTGCTGCAAACATATCCAGATCCTGACGCTCCAAAAAAGCCGGATGACTTCTCCTTAGAAGATATTCCATTAACACTAAAAATAGCTCGGAGAAGAAAACTTGAGGAGGAGGCAAACCATGTTATGGATTTGTTGATTAAATTTCATGGTTCTCCACACGTTAGTAGCGTCAATTTGATGACTTGTATGGGGTCCTTGGCATTGATTGCTAAAACTAGGCCTCAGTTTATGCGTCAAGTAATTCAGGGTAGGTATTTTTTCAGTATGTAGTTTCCTGCTCTCAGTTTGGCTGCAGTATTGTAGTGATAGCAGAGCTTGAAAATTCGAGAATTTTTAGCAAAGTTATTCACACCTTAGGCATTTCTAtattgaaactttgaaacaaCTCTGATGCTCAAAAATGGTTAAGAACAATACTTAatagatgaataatttttggtaCCCAGCCTTACAACTCCTACAACATGATCTACCACCAACGCTGTCCGATTCACAAGTAACGAGTGTCCAGAAGCAACTTAAGCTCACGCTATTGGGATTGCTAAAACACCCTGCAAGCATAGAGTTCGCAGGAACGATGGCAAGACAATTGAACCAGCTCGGGGCAAGAGAGCAAGAAATCATGAAGGCCTATCCAAAAGTCGAGGATATTCGTAAGATGAAAAAACGGCAACAGGTAATTGCAATTGGAACTGAGCCTCATCTtacttaaaaatattctgtttACAAAGAATCAAATGATATTTCTCAAATCTGCAGGAAACAGCGGCAGCATCTGCAGCCAAACGTGCGAAATTGGAGGCTGCAATTGCAGTTGAAGAGCCTGAGCAGCAACCGATGGAAATTGAATCCGTGAAGCCTCCTGAATTGATTGAGCtttccgaaaattttatcagtgACCGTCTAAGTGTGGAAATTGCCACAGAACTAGTTATGGATAGTATGGTATGTTAGAAtaagttgaataaatttcgtgcggtctaaaaatgaaattgcaaatgaaaattattttaaagaaatttcgaTAGGATTCATTGTATGAACTCGTACAACTAATCTATTTTatgcaaaataataattctatGCAATTTGCAGGCTTGGGTGCCAGATGTAATGACGTCAGTGTTCCAACGAGAATATCAGCCGACATCCACAACTGATATAAACGTGCAACGTCAAACTATCGCCAGGCTACTAGCCGTACAGATAAAGCAAGCTAAGGCCAAAAGGGTTAAGAGAGAAACGAAAGAGGAAGATGCGGTAATGGAGGACCTaataaaaaatccaacaaTCACTGTAGCCGAGGCAAAACGTgaaagaaaacgagaaaaggacagggagaaagagaaagaagctAAGGCTTCATTGGAGGCACACGAAAAGTCGCTTAAAATGgcgaaaaatcgtttgaaaacgCTGAAGCTATCCGAAATTACAAAACCTCTTCAAAGAGAGACTAAAGAGAAAATGCTCCTTATGGCTGTAGGCAGAATTCTCGGAGCTGAGAGGATCGCTGTACTCGGTGGAGTGGCACCAGTCAGGTGAGTAATGAATTATAAGAAATTGTAGTCGGTTTTTGggaaaagtgtttgaaaatgcgtattgaaaaaattagcgaaCCAATTAAAGTTATTGTTCATGTATTTTCGCGTGTTAGGTCCAAGATATTGACGACCCTAGCTGCTACGTTCAACCCATACATAAGGGAAGCTGTGCTCCGCTATATAACTGAGGACATGAGGTGTCGGCTTGATTTGGCCCTCGGCTGGCTCTATGAGGAGTACGCTTTGCTTCAGGGATTCCAAAGGCGTACAACACTGACGAGTAAACCGCAGGAAGCTCCTCATCAAGCCTACAACTTTTTACTCTGCACTTTAGTTTCTGCAATCGACTTGGTACCAGGGAAAGATCGCGATGTGTTGTTGTCGCGGTAATTAATGCAGAACAATGCaattaacttttttcattGAGTATTATGACCAATGTTCTTCATTGTATTTGCCTTAGGTTGTATCTGGAAGCTCCTCTAATCACAGAAGATGCCGTGGAAGCTTTAAAACTGGTCTCGTCCGATGAAACGAGAGGACTCGCACCTTTGGAATTACTCAAGGAAATGGTTATTCGGAGACCGACAAAGCAGCTAGTATTTTTGAATGTATTACTGTGTCATACAGGACATGAAAATAATACTGTGAGTCAATTATTTCTTAGCAATTTGTGAAAGAAGAATTGGTCAAAATAATGTTGATGCAATAATTAACAACAGGCTTGTTTGGAAAATCTCCATTACCTGGTGCCATGATATTTCCAGATTCGTGAAGCAGCGATAGAGTTTGTTGTTCAATTATATAGCCGGCCAGAGCTGGCCAAGTTGATAGAAGAATATGCAGTGCTGTATTTAGGTTTTCTACGATTACCAAACCCACCTGAAATTGTATTCGGACAGGATAGAGGAAGGCCGCAGATCGACGATCAGTGGAGTGAATCAACAACCCGAGCTTGTCTAGGATTGTACCTAGCATTACTGTCGGAACACCAAGATCTTATTTACGAGTACGTATTACGTGTCTTCATGACTTGGATCTCGATAAAAATGTCCTGCTTGCCTAAACTAACTATTCTCTAACTTTTGCCCAAAGACTCGCCAGGGTTTATACCTCAATGGGAGCTGATGTCAAACGTATCATCTTACGCTTGGTTGAAGGACCGGTGAGACTCTTGGGAATGAGTAGTCCACAGCTATTGTCCCTTGTCGAAAACTGTCCAAAAGGGGCGGAAACCCTGGTTACGCGAGTTATTCATATCCTTACGGAAAAATGTGAGTACTGCTGCTCCAGAGATATACAgcttatttattcatttatctaCGTCATTACAGCCGCGCCTAGTGCAGAACTGGTGGCCAAAGTACGTGAACTTTATCAAACAAGAGTGTCTGATGTTAGATT includes the following:
- the LOC107223704 gene encoding symplekin gives rise to the protein MDPRLHRRQESEKKGSSDLVVEWLNDASMSTSESVKLTNLAKVNEFLIHKEPKLLDLYLDETLQFSLDRSSEVRKLIAGFLEEAGCKQPDLIPRLVQTLARLVGDDASAVIKRALRAAGRILRATLKWISSVAIITTDMELAWTQLSNLKVAIINMIDSDNDGIRTQAVKFLEGVVLLQTYPDPDAPKKPDDFSLEDIPLTLKIARRRKLEEEANHVMDLLIKFHGSPHVSSVNLMTCMGSLALIAKTRPQFMRQVIQALQLLQHDLPPTLSDSQVTSVQKQLKLTLLGLLKHPASIEFAGTMARQLNQLGAREQEIMKAYPKVEDIRKMKKRQQETAAASAAKRAKLEAAIAVEEPEQQPMEIESVKPPELIELSENFISDRLSVEIATELVMDSMAWVPDVMTSVFQREYQPTSTTDINVQRQTIARLLAVQIKQAKAKRVKRETKEEDAVMEDLIKNPTITVAEAKRERKREKDREKEKEAKASLEAHEKSLKMAKNRLKTLKLSEITKPLQRETKEKMLLMAVGRILGAERIAVLGGVAPVRSKILTTLAATFNPYIREAVLRYITEDMRCRLDLALGWLYEEYALLQGFQRRTTLTSKPQEAPHQAYNFLLCTLVSAIDLVPGKDRDVLLSRLYLEAPLITEDAVEALKLVSSDETRGLAPLELLKEMVIRRPTKQLVFLNVLLCHTGHENNTIREAAIEFVVQLYSRPELAKLIEEYAVLYLGFLRLPNPPEIVFGQDRGRPQIDDQWSESTTRACLGLYLALLSEHQDLIYELARVYTSMGADVKRIILRLVEGPVRLLGMSSPQLLSLVENCPKGAETLVTRVIHILTEKSAPSAELVAKVRELYQTRVSDVRFLIPVLNGLTKKEVIAALPKLIKLNPIVVKEVFNRLLGTHNNDSGIPHMSPITPAELLIALHTIDTSKAELKTVIKATSLCFAEKQVYTQETVAVVMQHLMEMTPLPTLLMRTVIQSLALYPRLSGFVMNILQRLILKQVWKQHKVWEGFVKCCERTQPQSFSVILQLPPAQLAEALKMSPGLKAPLLAHVESFAENQKAHIPQSVMDVIQGKMLPVVADEFDIAPPGEYPLELKSEPMDTDPSEPAPPGLD